One window from the genome of Paracoccus zhejiangensis encodes:
- a CDS encoding DNA translocase FtsK translates to MASWQAKHRDPLFDQTTQAALERRGKELLGGGLVLLGIIVAMMLSSWSPDDPSFLSATDQPAENLLGTFGAYIASPLMMIAGYGAWGLVVGAVVWGLRLMLHRGEERIMRAIFLPIAVALWSIYATSMVPPAEWAQNYGLGGHFGDMVMGAILTVLPFSPYVGIKLAALLVAAGALAFSAFVLGFDQTELRQLWRRFVIGLVTAYDGAMRLAGRGAVLSTQTAQRLREKRAEKRQRASAVPDAPTFTEARMGLMARLRGQPAGTEPMEQLTEDWPEPELVDRSAHYDGEAPSAEEVNHRISDAIKSHGNRPSVLATVAARLARDGGRSQPEPEIDEIEPAEARPFGAETARVVMPPKVKPPAPSRQAQAEAQPALRFDESTSAYERPPLSLLTAAVASPQHQMSQESLQENARMLEAVLDDYGVKGQITEVRPGPVVTLYELEPAPGLKASRVIGLADDIARSMSALSARVSTVPGRTVIGIELPNQRREKVVLREILSARAFGDGSHPLPLALGKDIGGDPVVANLAKMPHLLIAGTTGSGKSVAINTMILSLLYKLTPDECRLIMIDPKMLELSVYDGIPHLLSPVVTDPKKAVVALKWVVSEMEDRYRKMSKMGVRNIEGYNGRVREALSKNEMFRRTVQTGFDEDTGEPVFETEEFAPESLPYIVVIVDEMADLMMVAGKEIEACIQRLAQMARASGIHLIMATQRPSVDVITGTIKANFPTRISFQVTSKIDSRTILGEQGAEQLLGQGDMLYMGTGSRITRIHGPFVSDEEVEEVVNHLKSFGPPSYKSGVVEGPEDEVASDIDAVLGLGGDGSDDALYDQAVMIVAKDRKCSTSYIQRKLAIGYNKAARLVEQMEEQGVVSSANHVGKREVLVPEV, encoded by the coding sequence ATGGCAAGCTGGCAGGCGAAACACCGCGATCCGCTGTTCGATCAGACGACGCAGGCGGCGCTGGAACGGCGCGGCAAGGAACTCTTGGGCGGCGGGTTGGTGCTTCTGGGCATCATCGTGGCGATGATGCTGTCGAGCTGGTCCCCCGATGACCCGAGCTTCCTCTCGGCCACCGACCAGCCGGCCGAAAACCTGCTGGGCACCTTCGGCGCCTATATCGCCTCGCCGCTGATGATGATCGCCGGCTATGGCGCCTGGGGTCTGGTCGTCGGTGCGGTGGTCTGGGGCCTGCGCCTGATGCTGCACCGGGGTGAAGAGCGGATCATGCGCGCGATCTTCCTGCCGATCGCCGTGGCGCTCTGGTCGATCTATGCAACCTCGATGGTCCCGCCCGCCGAATGGGCGCAGAATTATGGCCTTGGCGGCCATTTCGGCGACATGGTGATGGGCGCGATCCTGACCGTCCTGCCCTTCAGCCCCTATGTCGGCATCAAGCTCGCCGCCCTGCTGGTCGCCGCCGGCGCACTGGCATTCTCGGCCTTCGTGCTGGGCTTCGACCAGACTGAGCTGCGCCAGCTGTGGCGGCGCTTCGTCATCGGGCTGGTGACCGCCTATGACGGCGCCATGCGGCTGGCCGGTCGCGGTGCGGTCCTGTCGACCCAGACCGCCCAACGCCTGCGCGAGAAGCGGGCCGAGAAGCGTCAACGGGCTTCGGCTGTGCCCGATGCACCCACCTTCACCGAGGCACGTATGGGCCTGATGGCCCGGTTGCGCGGCCAGCCCGCCGGTACGGAACCGATGGAGCAGCTGACCGAGGACTGGCCCGAGCCGGAACTGGTCGATCGCAGCGCCCATTACGACGGCGAGGCGCCCTCGGCCGAAGAGGTCAACCACCGCATCAGCGATGCGATCAAATCCCACGGCAACCGCCCCTCGGTGCTGGCGACCGTGGCCGCGCGGCTGGCCCGCGACGGCGGCCGCAGTCAGCCCGAACCCGAAATCGACGAGATCGAACCCGCCGAGGCCCGCCCCTTCGGCGCCGAGACCGCCCGTGTGGTGATGCCACCCAAGGTGAAGCCCCCTGCCCCCTCGCGCCAGGCCCAGGCCGAGGCCCAGCCCGCTCTGCGCTTTGACGAATCCACCAGCGCCTATGAACGTCCGCCGCTGTCGCTGCTGACCGCCGCCGTCGCCAGCCCGCAGCACCAGATGAGCCAGGAATCACTGCAGGAAAACGCCCGCATGCTCGAGGCCGTGCTGGACGATTACGGCGTCAAGGGCCAGATCACCGAGGTCCGCCCCGGCCCGGTGGTCACGCTTTACGAACTGGAACCCGCGCCGGGCCTGAAGGCCAGCCGGGTGATCGGTCTGGCCGATGACATCGCGCGCTCGATGTCGGCGCTGTCCGCCCGCGTCTCGACCGTGCCGGGCCGCACCGTCATCGGCATCGAACTGCCGAACCAGCGCCGCGAAAAGGTGGTGCTGCGCGAGATCCTCTCGGCCCGCGCCTTCGGCGATGGCAGCCACCCGCTGCCCTTGGCCCTCGGCAAGGATATCGGTGGCGATCCGGTGGTGGCAAACCTCGCCAAGATGCCCCACCTGCTGATCGCCGGCACCACCGGCTCGGGCAAGTCGGTGGCCATCAACACCATGATCCTGTCGCTTCTCTACAAGCTGACGCCGGATGAATGCCGGCTGATCATGATCGACCCGAAGATGCTGGAACTGTCGGTCTATGACGGCATCCCGCACCTTTTGTCCCCGGTCGTGACCGACCCCAAGAAGGCCGTCGTGGCGCTGAAGTGGGTCGTCAGCGAGATGGAGGACCGCTATCGCAAGATGTCCAAGATGGGCGTGCGCAACATCGAGGGCTATAACGGTCGCGTCCGCGAGGCGCTGTCGAAGAACGAGATGTTCCGCCGCACCGTCCAGACCGGCTTTGACGAGGATACCGGCGAGCCGGTCTTCGAGACCGAGGAATTCGCTCCCGAGAGCCTGCCCTATATCGTCGTCATCGTCGACGAAATGGCCGACCTGATGATGGTCGCCGGCAAGGAGATCGAGGCCTGCATCCAGCGCCTCGCGCAGATGGCCCGCGCCTCGGGCATCCACCTGATCATGGCGACGCAGCGCCCCTCGGTCGATGTCATCACCGGCACGATCAAGGCGAACTTCCCCACCCGGATCAGCTTCCAGGTGACCTCGAAGATCGACAGCCGCACCATCCTGGGCGAACAGGGGGCCGAGCAGCTTCTGGGCCAGGGCGACATGCTCTACATGGGCACCGGAAGCCGCATCACCCGCATCCACGGCCCCTTTGTCAGCGACGAGGAGGTCGAGGAGGTGGTGAACCACCTGAAGAGCTTCGGCCCCCCGAGCTACAAATCCGGCGTGGTCGAGGGCCCCGAGGACGAGGTCGCCTCGGATATCGACGCCGTGCTGGGCCTCGGCGGCGATGGCAGCGACGATGCGCTTTACGACCAGGCGGTGATGATCGTCGCCAAGGATCGCAAGTGCTCGACCAGCTATATCCAGCGCAAACTCGCCATCGGCTATAACAAGGCCGCGCGGCTGGTGGAGCAGATGGAGGAGCAGGGGGTTGTGTCCTCGGCGAACCATGTCGGCAAGCGCGAGGTGCTGGTGCCGGAGGTGTGA
- a CDS encoding VPEID-CTERM sorting domain-containing protein → MKKIALTGLMASLTTALASGVAFANMGPRPTPVPEISALEGTAAIAALAAIVLLTWERRRRAH, encoded by the coding sequence ATGAAGAAAATCGCTCTGACTGGCCTGATGGCCAGCCTGACCACCGCACTGGCGAGCGGCGTCGCTTTCGCCAACATGGGGCCGCGCCCGACCCCAGTCCCGGAAATCAGCGCCCTCGAAGGCACCGCCGCGATCGCCGCGCTGGCCGCCATCGTGCTGCTGACCTGGGAGCGTCGTCGTCGCGCCCACTGA
- the mauJ gene encoding methylamine utilization protein MauJ, with the protein MLKMFNENRQDLSVEEYVYRNCRVATAHASKDYPSDGDISSETRRLSVAAEIMRALARYYIKTQFDFSDSYFHD; encoded by the coding sequence ATGTTGAAGATGTTCAATGAAAATAGACAGGACCTCTCTGTTGAAGAGTATGTCTATCGAAATTGCCGTGTTGCTACTGCTCATGCATCGAAGGATTATCCATCGGATGGGGATATCTCATCCGAGACCCGCAGACTATCCGTGGCTGCAGAAATTATGCGGGCTTTGGCGCGATATTATATCAAAACGCAATTTGATTTTTCCGATTCGTATTTTCACGACTGA
- the trxC gene encoding thioredoxin TrxC, with product MAEKLKLTCLDCGQTNAVPAEKLAQDPKCGTCGVALMPGKPVAVDARTLEKAAKTDQVPLLVDFWAPWCGPCRQMAPEFEKAARTLKGRVRLAKIDTEREPAASQRWAIRGIPAFILFRGGRELAREAGARPAADLVRFAEVAVGAR from the coding sequence ATGGCCGAGAAGCTGAAACTGACCTGTCTCGATTGCGGGCAGACCAATGCCGTGCCGGCCGAGAAGCTTGCCCAGGATCCCAAATGCGGCACCTGCGGCGTGGCGCTGATGCCGGGGAAGCCCGTTGCCGTCGATGCCAGGACGCTCGAGAAGGCCGCGAAGACCGACCAGGTGCCGCTGCTGGTGGATTTCTGGGCGCCCTGGTGCGGTCCCTGCCGGCAGATGGCGCCCGAGTTCGAGAAGGCCGCGCGCACGCTGAAAGGCCGCGTGCGCCTGGCCAAGATCGACACCGAACGCGAGCCTGCCGCCAGCCAGCGTTGGGCCATCCGCGGCATCCCCGCCTTCATCCTGTTCCGCGGCGGCCGCGAACTGGCCCGCGAGGCGGGCGCGCGCCCCGCCGCCGACCTGGTCCGCTTTGCCGAGGTGGCAGTCGGGGCGCGCTGA
- a CDS encoding aminotransferase class I/II-fold pyridoxal phosphate-dependent enzyme produces MAIPERFSNLPDYAFPRLRKLLSGIQPGGEPMVMTIGEPRHAMPDFVASVMAEHIGEFAKYPTNEGTQGLLDAISGWLQRRYGLQVAPERIMALNGTREGLFNAALALCPEWKNGERPAVLMPNPFYQVYTVAAAAVNADPVYVPATRDTDDLPDYASLPTDLLDRTAIAYICSPANPQGAIASVDYLQELVTLAARHDFLIFSDECYSEIWRDTPPPGALAVATAMGQADRVVMFNSLSKRSNLPGLRSGFVAGSAENIAQIRKLRSFAGAPLSLPAQRISEAAWRDEAHVTASLRLYQQKFTIADRVLGNVPGYQGPAGGFFLWLPVEDGEAAAKTLWAKAGIQVLPGAYLSREVGGRNPGAGFIRVALVGPADETETALTRLKAVLYDAGE; encoded by the coding sequence ATGGCAATCCCCGAGCGGTTCTCGAACCTGCCGGATTATGCGTTTCCGCGTCTGCGGAAGCTTCTGTCGGGCATTCAGCCCGGCGGCGAGCCGATGGTGATGACCATTGGCGAGCCCCGCCATGCCATGCCCGATTTCGTCGCCTCGGTGATGGCCGAGCATATCGGCGAGTTCGCCAAATACCCGACCAACGAGGGCACGCAGGGCCTCTTGGACGCCATTTCCGGCTGGCTCCAGCGCCGTTATGGGCTGCAGGTCGCGCCAGAGCGGATCATGGCGCTGAACGGCACGCGCGAGGGGCTGTTCAATGCCGCGCTGGCGCTCTGCCCCGAGTGGAAGAATGGCGAGCGGCCGGCGGTGCTGATGCCGAACCCGTTCTATCAGGTCTATACAGTCGCGGCGGCCGCCGTGAACGCCGATCCGGTCTATGTCCCGGCGACGCGCGATACGGACGACCTGCCGGACTATGCCAGCCTGCCCACCGATCTGCTGGATCGCACCGCCATCGCCTATATCTGCTCGCCGGCCAATCCGCAGGGCGCCATTGCCTCGGTCGATTACCTGCAGGAACTGGTGACGCTGGCAGCGCGGCATGACTTCCTGATCTTCTCGGATGAATGCTATTCCGAGATCTGGCGCGATACGCCGCCGCCCGGCGCGCTGGCCGTCGCCACTGCCATGGGTCAGGCCGATCGGGTGGTGATGTTCAACTCGCTCAGCAAGCGGTCGAACCTGCCCGGGCTGCGCTCGGGTTTCGTCGCGGGCAGCGCCGAGAACATCGCCCAGATCCGCAAGCTGCGCAGCTTTGCCGGTGCGCCCCTGTCGCTGCCGGCGCAGCGCATCAGCGAGGCGGCATGGCGCGACGAGGCGCATGTGACCGCGAGCCTGCGCCTCTACCAGCAGAAATTCACCATCGCCGACCGGGTGCTGGGCAATGTGCCGGGCTATCAGGGCCCCGCTGGCGGTTTCTTCCTGTGGCTGCCGGTCGAGGATGGCGAGGCGGCGGCGAAGACGCTTTGGGCCAAGGCCGGGATTCAGGTCCTGCCCGGTGCCTATCTCTCGCGCGAGGTCGGGGGCCGCAATCCCGGCGCAGGATTCATCCGGGTGGCCCTGGTCGGCCCGGCAGACGAGACAGAAACCGCACTGACGCGGCTCAAGGCCGTGCTTTATGATGCGGGCGAGTAG
- a CDS encoding arylsulfatase, whose translation MSQSFRPPTSIRTVLATSSLALAAMLAGPVLAQTTAEPAATGDATQSDAASKPNIIIIFPDDVGWTNISAYGQGVMGYHTPNIDRLAREGIMFTEHYAQPSSTAGRAALITGQYPIRSGLTTVGRPGADLGLKPATPTLAEVLKTQGYATAQFGKNHLGDRNEHLPTMHGFDEFFGNLYHLNSSEEPEQKDYPPAPFFENYGPRGVVHSWATDVDDPTEDPRFGRIGTQRIEDTGQLTIERMKTVDQEFYDAGLDFIKRAEEADKPYFVWMNPSRMHMYTHLTDEDRYLALNDTTEHDLYGSGLMQHDRQVGAFLDSIKEMGALENTIVIYSTDNGPEHSARAHGGTTPFRGEKMTTYEGGVRVPFIAWWPEQIPGGRVINGIQAHMDVLPTLAAAAGVPDAAERILAEQDQVIDGVNNLDLWEGKTDKSLRNDFLYYYEGDIKAVRVGNWKLHFATSEDYYSEWVTQKFPMIYNLHFDPYESFDTVGDRSQAMQRKQWLSEPVQDLLGKHVQSLMEHPPVQSAPTLDFSAMIKQMNAANQ comes from the coding sequence ATGTCTCAGTCTTTCAGACCCCCAACGTCGATCCGGACCGTCCTTGCGACCTCAAGCCTGGCGCTGGCCGCGATGCTTGCCGGTCCGGTCCTTGCACAGACGACAGCCGAGCCCGCAGCCACGGGTGACGCCACGCAGTCAGACGCAGCCAGCAAACCCAATATCATCATCATCTTCCCCGATGACGTGGGCTGGACCAATATCAGCGCCTATGGCCAAGGGGTGATGGGGTACCACACGCCCAATATCGATCGACTGGCGCGTGAAGGCATCATGTTCACCGAACATTATGCCCAACCCTCCTCGACCGCCGGACGTGCGGCGCTGATCACCGGGCAATACCCGATCCGCTCGGGCCTTACCACGGTAGGCCGCCCCGGCGCCGATCTGGGCCTGAAGCCCGCCACGCCCACGCTGGCCGAGGTGCTGAAGACCCAGGGCTATGCCACCGCCCAATTCGGCAAGAACCATCTGGGCGACCGCAACGAGCACCTGCCCACCATGCACGGCTTCGACGAGTTCTTCGGCAATCTCTATCACCTGAACAGCTCGGAAGAACCCGAGCAGAAGGACTATCCGCCCGCACCCTTCTTCGAGAACTACGGACCGCGCGGCGTGGTGCACAGCTGGGCCACCGATGTCGATGATCCGACCGAGGACCCGCGGTTCGGCCGCATCGGCACGCAAAGGATCGAGGATACCGGCCAACTGACCATCGAGCGGATGAAAACCGTCGATCAGGAATTCTATGATGCCGGGCTTGATTTCATCAAACGCGCCGAAGAGGCTGACAAGCCCTATTTCGTCTGGATGAACCCCAGCCGGATGCACATGTACACGCATCTGACCGACGAGGATCGCTATCTGGCGCTGAACGACACGACCGAGCACGATCTCTACGGCTCGGGCCTGATGCAGCATGACCGCCAGGTCGGGGCCTTCCTCGACTCGATCAAAGAGATGGGCGCACTGGAAAACACCATCGTCATCTACTCGACCGACAATGGCCCGGAACACAGCGCCCGCGCCCATGGCGGCACCACGCCCTTCCGGGGCGAAAAAATGACCACCTATGAGGGCGGAGTCCGCGTGCCCTTCATCGCTTGGTGGCCCGAACAGATCCCCGGCGGCAGGGTCATCAACGGCATTCAGGCCCATATGGACGTGCTGCCGACCTTGGCCGCCGCCGCCGGGGTTCCGGATGCCGCCGAACGGATTCTGGCTGAACAGGATCAGGTCATCGACGGCGTGAACAACCTCGACCTCTGGGAAGGCAAGACCGACAAGTCGCTGCGCAATGATTTCCTGTATTACTACGAGGGCGACATCAAGGCGGTGCGGGTCGGAAACTGGAAGCTGCATTTCGCAACCAGCGAGGACTATTACAGCGAGTGGGTCACGCAGAAATTCCCGATGATCTACAACCTGCATTTCGATCCCTATGAATCCTTCGACACCGTCGGCGACCGCTCGCAGGCGATGCAGCGCAAGCAATGGCTGTCCGAGCCGGTGCAGGATCTTCTGGGCAAGCATGTGCAATCACTCATGGAGCACCCGCCGGTGCAGTCCGCGCCGACGCTGGATTTCTCGGCCATGATCAAGCAGATGAACGCGGCCAACCAGTAA
- a CDS encoding anaerobic sulfatase maturase, translated as MAQAPALDPTARRSGQTYRFHAMVKPSGAECNIDCTYCFYLHKSGLLHHPAHSRMSDEVLEQHIRQYIEGQTGEEVIFSWQGGEPTLMGLPFFQKVVVLQAKYRKPGQRIENDLQTNGLLLDARWITFLKAHGFHVGLSIDGPRHLHDRFRVTKNGKPTFDLVIAAAKLLREAEIPFAALCVVNRENALEPRAVYRFLADELGTWRVQFTPAVEPRQFQTDAPALTHDQPREDEPRARPGLPDSIVTDWSVDPVDYGAFLSAVWDEWFATDIGRVHVNLFETAVAQAAGQPAQMCTQSEFCGKALAVEHDGEVYSCDHFVYPDYRIGNIGETHLGELAFSKPQQDFGRAKSATLPQKCRDCAYLRLCWGECPKNRLIRTATGEPGLNYLCAGLYAFYDHIGPDVVRILQRLGRL; from the coding sequence ATGGCCCAAGCCCCTGCCCTGGACCCGACAGCCCGCAGGAGCGGTCAGACCTACCGCTTTCACGCGATGGTCAAACCCTCGGGGGCCGAGTGCAATATCGACTGCACCTATTGCTTCTACCTGCACAAGTCGGGGCTGCTGCATCACCCCGCCCATTCGCGCATGTCCGACGAGGTGCTCGAGCAGCATATCCGGCAATATATCGAGGGCCAGACCGGCGAGGAGGTTATCTTCTCGTGGCAGGGCGGAGAGCCGACGCTGATGGGCCTGCCCTTCTTCCAGAAGGTCGTGGTGCTGCAGGCGAAATACCGCAAACCCGGCCAGCGGATCGAGAATGACCTTCAGACCAATGGCCTGCTGCTGGATGCGCGCTGGATCACCTTCCTGAAAGCGCACGGCTTCCATGTCGGGCTGTCGATCGACGGGCCGCGCCATCTGCATGACCGCTTCCGCGTGACCAAGAACGGCAAGCCGACCTTCGATCTGGTCATTGCCGCCGCCAAGCTGCTGCGCGAGGCCGAGATTCCCTTCGCCGCGCTTTGTGTGGTGAACCGCGAAAATGCGCTGGAACCGCGCGCGGTCTATCGCTTCCTTGCCGACGAACTTGGCACATGGCGTGTCCAGTTCACCCCCGCTGTCGAGCCGCGCCAGTTCCAGACCGACGCCCCCGCCCTGACCCACGACCAGCCGCGCGAGGACGAGCCGCGCGCCCGCCCCGGCCTGCCGGACTCGATCGTCACCGACTGGTCGGTCGATCCGGTCGATTACGGCGCCTTCCTGTCGGCGGTCTGGGATGAATGGTTCGCCACCGATATCGGCCGCGTCCATGTGAACCTGTTCGAGACCGCCGTGGCGCAGGCCGCCGGCCAGCCGGCGCAGATGTGCACGCAAAGCGAGTTCTGCGGCAAGGCGCTGGCGGTCGAGCATGATGGCGAGGTCTATTCCTGCGACCATTTCGTCTATCCCGACTATCGTATCGGCAATATCGGCGAGACCCATCTGGGAGAGCTGGCCTTTTCCAAGCCGCAACAGGATTTCGGCCGGGCGAAAAGCGCCACCCTGCCGCAGAAGTGCCGCGATTGCGCCTATCTGCGGCTCTGCTGGGGCGAATGTCCCAAGAACCGGCTGATCCGCACCGCCACGGGCGAGCCGGGCCTGAACTATCTCTGTGCCGGGCTCTATGCCTTTTATGACCACATCGGTCCGGATGTGGTCCGCATCCTGCAGCGGCTGGGGCGGCTCTGA
- the istB gene encoding IS21-like element helper ATPase IstB, with amino-acid sequence MTGAPQILLAHHLKTLKLPTFLREHEKLARQCAAEGLDHVQFLARLVELELIDREGRMIERRIKVAKFPAKKSLDSFDFKAIPKLNKMQVLDLARCEWIERRENVIALGPSGTGKTHVALGLGLAACQKGMSVSFTTAAALVNELMEARDERRLLRLQKQLASVKLLIIDELGFVPLSKTGAELLFEMISQRYERGATLITSNLPFDEWTETFGTERLTGALLDRLTHHVNILEMNGESYRLAQSRARNAGQTP; translated from the coding sequence ATGACCGGTGCGCCGCAGATCCTGCTTGCTCATCACCTGAAGACGCTGAAGCTCCCGACCTTCTTGCGGGAGCACGAGAAGCTGGCGCGCCAATGTGCAGCCGAGGGCCTGGACCACGTCCAGTTCCTCGCCCGACTGGTCGAACTGGAACTGATCGACCGCGAGGGACGGATGATCGAACGCCGGATCAAGGTTGCAAAGTTCCCCGCCAAGAAGAGCCTGGACAGCTTCGACTTCAAGGCGATCCCGAAGCTCAACAAGATGCAGGTGCTGGACCTTGCCCGTTGCGAATGGATCGAGCGGCGCGAAAACGTCATTGCGCTCGGACCGAGTGGCACGGGCAAGACGCATGTTGCTCTGGGGCTGGGACTGGCCGCTTGTCAGAAAGGAATGTCGGTCAGCTTCACTACGGCCGCGGCACTGGTCAACGAGTTGATGGAAGCCCGCGACGAGCGCCGCCTCCTGCGGCTCCAGAAGCAGCTGGCTTCGGTCAAACTGCTCATCATCGATGAACTGGGCTTCGTGCCTCTGTCAAAGACCGGCGCCGAGCTACTCTTCGAGATGATCTCGCAACGCTACGAGCGCGGCGCCACGCTCATCACCAGCAACCTGCCGTTCGACGAATGGACCGAGACCTTCGGAACAGAGCGGCTGACCGGCGCTCTGCTCGACCGCCTGACCCACCACGTCAACATCCTCGAGATGAATGGCGAGAGCTACAGGCTCGCGCAAAGTCGGGCCCGAAACGCCGGCCAGACCCCATAG
- the istA gene encoding IS21 family transposase, translating into MDLYRKVRLACSEGMSQREAARQFGVSRDSVRKMLAFSVPPGYRRTAPVKRPKLDGFTEIIDGWLEGDREVHRKQRHTAKRVFERLRDEHGFTGGYTIIKDYMRERERRGREIFVPLAHPPGHAQADFGEAVVVIGGVEQKAHFFVMDLPHSDACFVRAYPAATAEAWVDGHVHAFAFFGRVPVSVLYDNDRCLVAKILADGTRQRATLFSGFLSHYLFRDRYGRPGKGNDKGNAEGLVGYSRRNFMVPVPRFVSWASFNAYLEEQCRKRQADVLRGQSETIGERLVRDLVVMSDLPPAPFDACDQATGRVSSQALVRYKTNDYSVPVAYGHRDVWIRGYVDEVVIGCGGELIARHPRCYDREDMVFDPVHYLPLIERKINALDQAAPLAEWNLPPEFATLRRLMEARMIKAGRREYVQVLRLLETFDIDDLHAAVKKALQLGAVGFDAVKHLALCHVEKRPPKLDLDVYPYLPRANVGTTSAASYMSLLSGDAA; encoded by the coding sequence GTGGATTTGTATCGGAAGGTTCGCCTGGCTTGTTCAGAAGGCATGAGCCAGCGCGAGGCTGCGCGTCAGTTTGGGGTTTCCCGCGACAGCGTTCGGAAGATGTTGGCGTTCTCGGTTCCGCCTGGATACCGGCGGACGGCGCCGGTGAAGCGGCCGAAGCTGGATGGGTTCACCGAGATCATCGATGGCTGGCTGGAGGGGGATCGCGAGGTCCATCGAAAGCAACGGCACACGGCGAAGCGGGTATTCGAGCGGCTTCGCGATGAGCATGGCTTCACCGGCGGCTATACGATCATCAAGGACTATATGCGGGAGCGCGAGCGGCGCGGCCGAGAGATTTTCGTGCCGCTAGCCCATCCGCCAGGACATGCCCAGGCCGACTTCGGCGAGGCTGTGGTCGTCATCGGCGGCGTCGAGCAGAAGGCGCACTTCTTCGTTATGGACTTGCCGCACAGTGATGCCTGCTTCGTGCGCGCCTATCCCGCGGCGACAGCGGAAGCCTGGGTAGACGGCCACGTCCACGCCTTCGCCTTCTTCGGCAGGGTGCCGGTATCGGTCCTCTACGACAACGATCGCTGTCTTGTTGCGAAGATCCTGGCGGACGGCACACGTCAGCGGGCCACGCTCTTCAGCGGGTTCCTGTCCCACTACCTGTTCCGAGACCGCTATGGCCGCCCCGGCAAGGGGAACGACAAGGGCAACGCGGAAGGATTGGTCGGCTATTCCCGCCGCAACTTCATGGTCCCGGTCCCGCGGTTTGTGAGTTGGGCTTCGTTCAACGCCTATCTGGAGGAGCAGTGTCGCAAACGTCAGGCGGATGTTCTGCGCGGCCAGTCCGAGACCATCGGGGAACGCCTCGTGCGAGATCTGGTCGTGATGTCTGATCTGCCACCCGCGCCGTTCGATGCCTGCGACCAAGCCACCGGGCGAGTCAGTTCCCAAGCGCTGGTGCGCTACAAGACCAACGATTACTCGGTGCCGGTCGCCTACGGCCACCGCGATGTCTGGATCAGGGGCTATGTCGACGAGGTTGTGATCGGCTGCGGTGGCGAGCTCATCGCACGCCACCCCCGCTGCTATGACCGCGAGGACATGGTGTTCGATCCGGTGCATTACCTCCCGCTCATCGAGAGGAAGATCAATGCTTTGGATCAGGCCGCGCCTCTTGCCGAATGGAACCTGCCGCCGGAGTTCGCAACCCTGCGCCGCCTGATGGAGGCGCGGATGATCAAGGCGGGACGCCGGGAATATGTGCAGGTTTTGCGCCTGCTGGAAACCTTCGACATCGATGATCTCCACGCGGCCGTGAAGAAGGCCCTGCAATTGGGCGCTGTCGGCTTCGATGCCGTGAAGCACCTCGCTCTCTGCCATGTTGAGAAACGGCCGCCGAAGCTGGACCTCGATGTCTATCCCTACCTGCCGCGGGCCAACGTGGGGACCACCTCGGCGGCAAGCTACATGTCTCTGCTGTCGGGAGACGCGGCATGA